One window from the genome of Bacillus kexueae encodes:
- a CDS encoding sugar isomerase domain-containing protein, whose protein sequence is MKYFQEIHKLLQTVEENEQASIQTAAEKLANCLVNDGIIHVFGCGHSHIIGEELFYRAGGLAPINPIFYEDLMLHKGAERSSTLERTSGLAEDILTNVTIEPHDVFFITSASGRNPAPIQVAELAKKRGAYTIGLTSTTYAKAQASRHPKGMYLHEVVDHVIDTHIPVGDGLMKHDPLNIQYAPASTVIGTAIVGSIISETISLLAKNGHTPPVFQSGNLDGADEHNRKLIERYRNRIPHF, encoded by the coding sequence ATGAAATACTTTCAGGAAATTCACAAGCTTTTGCAAACCGTTGAAGAAAACGAACAAGCATCCATTCAAACGGCTGCTGAAAAGCTAGCCAACTGCCTTGTAAACGATGGCATCATCCACGTCTTTGGGTGCGGTCACTCCCATATAATCGGTGAAGAATTGTTTTACCGCGCGGGTGGACTCGCTCCCATTAACCCGATATTTTATGAAGATTTAATGCTGCATAAAGGGGCAGAGCGCTCATCGACACTCGAACGAACAAGTGGACTAGCAGAGGATATATTAACGAATGTCACAATTGAGCCACACGACGTATTTTTCATTACTTCTGCTTCGGGCCGAAACCCCGCTCCCATCCAAGTAGCAGAATTAGCGAAAAAAAGAGGCGCCTACACGATTGGCCTTACATCGACAACGTATGCAAAAGCTCAAGCCTCAAGGCACCCGAAAGGTATGTATTTACACGAAGTCGTCGACCACGTCATTGACACGCACATTCCCGTCGGAGATGGTCTCATGAAGCACGATCCGCTTAACATTCAATACGCCCCAGCCTCCACAGTGATTGGAACAGCAATCGTCGGAAGTATCATTTCAGAAACCATCTCCCTTTTAGCTAAAAATGGGCATACCCCACCGGTCTTTCAAAGCGGAAACCTCGATGGTGCGGACGAACACAACCGAAAACTTATTGAAAGATACCGGAACCGTATTCCACACTTTTAA
- a CDS encoding DUF2268 domain-containing putative Zn-dependent protease (predicted Zn-dependent protease with a strongly conserved HExxH motif) has product MRMVFVAVSILLVLTGCQKFESNENQEDNTITQEFLLNHSDKQQKFKIISAYKLIPNYINEVEKQKVDNEEDYIKLFHNEVIAPVWEDCFENGEYIAIMDYYLNHPKKDIEKLKKLSKNMSEEDMEKEVKHALEKSAKLLNGPDTNVCIFPSISHQDPAKAVNVGKGKITVLYKETSFKSKLDLASTIAHEYHHSVWTDKYYDFAINETTLIDVIMFEGKAETFKKMVYPEAEVPEIEKGKEEYYWERLKDSLNSTDPSFINKVMIGGGGTYPFLYGYGLGYRILDELLDNNDMTVEEWTEMEPENIIQQSNFESNF; this is encoded by the coding sequence ATGAGAATGGTGTTTGTGGCAGTCTCTATATTACTAGTTTTGACTGGATGTCAGAAATTTGAATCAAATGAGAATCAAGAGGATAATACGATTACTCAAGAATTTTTATTAAACCATTCAGATAAGCAGCAAAAATTTAAAATAATTTCTGCTTATAAGTTGATTCCTAATTACATTAACGAAGTAGAAAAGCAAAAAGTTGATAATGAAGAGGATTATATTAAATTATTTCATAACGAAGTAATAGCCCCAGTGTGGGAAGACTGTTTTGAAAATGGAGAATACATAGCAATAATGGATTATTATTTAAATCACCCAAAAAAGGACATAGAAAAATTGAAGAAACTTAGTAAAAACATGTCCGAGGAAGATATGGAGAAAGAAGTAAAGCATGCGTTAGAAAAGTCTGCGAAATTATTAAACGGTCCAGATACCAATGTGTGCATATTTCCCTCTATATCTCACCAAGATCCCGCAAAAGCAGTGAACGTAGGTAAAGGGAAAATCACAGTTTTATATAAAGAAACATCATTCAAATCAAAGCTTGATTTAGCTAGTACAATTGCTCATGAATATCATCATAGTGTATGGACCGATAAGTATTATGACTTTGCAATAAACGAAACAACTTTGATTGATGTAATAATGTTTGAGGGGAAGGCAGAGACCTTTAAAAAAATGGTATACCCAGAGGCAGAGGTACCTGAAATTGAAAAAGGTAAAGAAGAATATTATTGGGAACGACTAAAGGATTCACTAAACTCTACGGATCCTTCATTTATTAATAAAGTAATGATAGGAGGGGGAGGTACCTACCCATTTTTATATGGCTATGGATTAGGATACAGAATACTGGATGAATTGCTGGATAATAACGATATGACTGTGGAGGAATGGACTGAAATGGAGCCAGAAAATATTATTCAACAAAGCAATTTTGAAAGCAATTTTTAA
- a CDS encoding antibiotic biosynthesis monooxygenase family protein, protein MERIAKTPQPPYYAVIFTSQRTNGDHGYAKMANEMIKLASQQEGFLGIESARDSEVGITVSYWDSLESINKWKNHSAHKIAQERGKAEWYQSFSLRICKVERDDLFEK, encoded by the coding sequence ATGGAGAGAATTGCAAAAACACCTCAACCACCCTACTATGCAGTAATATTTACGTCCCAGCGAACAAATGGAGATCATGGCTACGCAAAGATGGCAAATGAAATGATTAAACTAGCATCTCAACAAGAAGGTTTCTTAGGAATAGAAAGTGCACGAGACTCGGAAGTTGGCATAACAGTTTCATACTGGGATTCACTTGAATCGATAAACAAATGGAAGAACCATTCAGCTCATAAAATTGCACAAGAAAGAGGAAAAGCTGAATGGTATCAATCATTCTCTTTACGTATTTGTAAAGTGGAGAGAGATGATCTATTTGAAAAGTGA
- a CDS encoding potassium channel family protein translates to MNVFKHLKLSVTLMVLVALIGSVGFKIFEKISFFDAFWLTVITVLTVGYGDAVPLTFEGKVFALLIIPISIGIVTYVIGSVTAIIIEGEFSQAVRRRKMEKEIDKMNNHMIICGVGRVGEQVMLELQERGIQTVIIEQNEQAVTDNHHHIIGDATDEEVLIKAGITRASGLITTLPNDAENVFITMTARELNNIMTIVARAEKKSTEEKLMRAGADRVITPHTISGKQMVLSLLKPKSVDYVDMMLHVGTKDYGFEEITLSKTSPIVGQTLKEAKVRTNFGVTVVAVLKENDMITNPSADTKLCENDRIIVFGSNEELQMIEQVIT, encoded by the coding sequence ATGAATGTTTTCAAGCATTTAAAGCTTAGTGTAACGTTAATGGTTCTAGTCGCGCTGATTGGATCGGTCGGATTTAAGATATTTGAAAAAATCTCCTTTTTTGATGCGTTTTGGCTCACGGTGATTACGGTTTTAACGGTTGGGTACGGCGATGCGGTCCCTCTTACATTTGAAGGGAAAGTATTTGCACTATTAATCATTCCCATTAGTATTGGTATCGTCACTTATGTCATCGGATCCGTCACAGCTATAATCATTGAAGGTGAATTTTCACAAGCAGTAAGGAGACGAAAGATGGAAAAAGAAATTGATAAGATGAACAATCATATGATCATTTGTGGTGTAGGCCGTGTTGGGGAACAAGTTATGCTTGAACTTCAAGAAAGGGGCATACAAACCGTTATCATTGAACAAAATGAACAAGCCGTCACAGACAATCATCATCATATTATTGGTGATGCAACAGACGAGGAAGTGTTAATAAAAGCGGGGATTACAAGAGCATCGGGGCTTATTACGACCTTGCCGAATGATGCCGAAAATGTATTCATCACAATGACAGCGCGAGAACTGAATAACATCATGACAATCGTTGCAAGGGCTGAAAAGAAATCGACCGAAGAAAAATTAATGCGTGCAGGGGCAGATCGCGTCATAACTCCTCACACGATTAGCGGTAAGCAAATGGTGCTATCGCTTTTAAAACCAAAAAGTGTGGATTACGTAGACATGATGCTCCATGTCGGAACGAAAGATTACGGATTTGAAGAAATTACATTATCAAAAACATCCCCAATTGTCGGTCAAACGTTAAAAGAAGCAAAAGTTCGTACCAACTTCGGAGTGACTGTTGTAGCGGTATTAAAGGAAAATGACATGATAACCAATCCAAGTGCTGATACGAAACTTTGTGAAAACGATAGAATCATAGTCTTCGGGTCGAATGAGGAACTACAAATGATTGAACAAGTCATCACATGA